The candidate division KSB1 bacterium genome contains a region encoding:
- a CDS encoding DNA polymerase III subunit alpha, protein MFVHLHTHSYYSFLAGVDSIEALCAAAARQGMPALALTDTNGLYGLIWFVREAQDHGVRPIVGAEVTTGQHQAVLLVKDAQGYRRLCHILSARHLQEDFSLSGQLIADREGLVVLSHSLPLLEQVARHSGTADLYVELAPGQAIAPLVSFAKQHGIPLVATNDVHFVEPEGYGIHRLLRAIALNTSLSRLSPVLCAHPQAWFKSRAQMAALFPNLPEAIANTRRIAEQCTFVPHASGCIFPNPHGEAAFQRLRQLSYEGAAWRYGTITEPVRARLEHELAIIQQKGFADYFLVVHDIVRQSPRTCGRGSGAASLVAYCLGITHVDPLRHNLFFERFLNVGRKDPPDIDVDFAWDERDEVLDYVFRTYGEARAAMVANHVCFKARAALHEIAKVYGLPEEEITRVTKKFSRLWFAGDFVELMGAHPLFRGQELPPPWPEIIALARRLHGVPKQLSVHCGGVVIVPDCIDNYVPRQRAAKGVTIIQWEKDQTEEAGLVKIDLLGNRSLAVIRDALQAIRQNYGVAIRYQDWNPIDDPKTQELIKNGDTVGVFYVESPAMRQLQKKAQTGDFEHLVIHSSIIRPAANVFIQAYLARLKGAPYKPLHPLLADILKETYGIMVYQEDVAKTAMALADFDPAEADELRKILSKKHRHKRLADLKAKFYRGALAKGVERRTIDAVWQMIMSFEGYSFCKPHSASYALVSFKSAYLRAHYPAEFMAAVISNQGGYYSTFAYVSEARRMGLKVLLPDINSSERAYTGKGRELRVGLMQIKGLAEESIAAILAARARGPFRSLDDFLQRVHIDLAQVRLLIKAGAFDSVEPHASRPELMWRLQYWAHAKRRCAAQVMWLFDEDTPAIPHIPDYDERTVLRHEMETLGFLISRHPLTLYQERLQRLDYVLAKDLPRYAGRTVTTIGWWVTGKVVSTKRDEPMEFMSFEDTTALYETVFFPQAYAKFARIISDTRPYVLRGRVQEEYGAVTLNVFDVRFL, encoded by the coding sequence ATGTTCGTGCATTTACACACCCATTCGTACTACTCGTTTCTGGCGGGCGTGGACAGCATCGAGGCGCTGTGTGCTGCTGCCGCGCGCCAGGGGATGCCCGCGCTGGCGTTGACCGACACTAACGGCCTCTACGGCCTCATCTGGTTTGTGCGCGAGGCGCAAGACCATGGCGTGCGGCCCATCGTAGGTGCGGAGGTCACCACCGGCCAGCACCAGGCTGTGCTCTTGGTCAAAGACGCACAGGGCTACCGCCGGCTCTGCCATATCCTCTCGGCGCGCCATCTGCAGGAGGACTTTTCCCTGTCCGGCCAGCTCATTGCCGACCGGGAGGGTCTTGTCGTTCTCAGCCACTCGCTTCCCCTCCTGGAGCAGGTGGCACGTCACTCTGGCACGGCCGACCTCTATGTGGAGCTGGCCCCAGGCCAGGCGATCGCGCCTCTTGTGTCCTTTGCCAAACAGCACGGCATTCCTCTTGTGGCCACCAATGATGTGCACTTTGTGGAGCCTGAGGGCTATGGTATCCATCGCCTGCTGCGGGCCATCGCTCTCAACACCTCCCTGTCCCGTCTCTCCCCTGTCCTCTGCGCCCATCCCCAGGCCTGGTTCAAGAGTCGTGCCCAGATGGCGGCTCTCTTCCCTAATCTTCCAGAGGCAATTGCCAACACCCGGCGCATTGCCGAGCAGTGTACCTTTGTGCCGCACGCCTCCGGGTGTATCTTTCCCAATCCCCATGGGGAGGCTGCCTTTCAGCGGCTGCGTCAGCTGAGCTATGAGGGGGCGGCATGGCGCTACGGGACCATCACCGAGCCTGTGCGTGCCCGTTTAGAGCATGAGCTGGCCATCATCCAGCAGAAGGGCTTTGCGGACTATTTTCTGGTTGTGCACGACATCGTGCGACAGTCGCCGCGCACCTGCGGCCGAGGCTCAGGAGCCGCCAGCCTGGTCGCCTACTGCTTGGGCATCACCCACGTCGATCCCCTGCGGCACAACCTCTTCTTCGAGCGCTTTCTGAATGTCGGACGCAAAGATCCGCCGGACATCGATGTGGATTTCGCCTGGGACGAACGCGACGAGGTTTTGGACTATGTGTTCCGCACCTACGGTGAGGCGCGCGCCGCCATGGTGGCCAACCACGTCTGCTTCAAGGCCAGGGCCGCCCTGCACGAAATTGCCAAGGTCTACGGCTTGCCGGAGGAGGAGATCACCAGGGTAACCAAAAAGTTTTCCCGCCTCTGGTTTGCCGGGGATTTTGTCGAGCTCATGGGGGCACATCCCCTGTTTCGGGGCCAAGAGCTACCACCCCCCTGGCCGGAGATCATCGCTTTGGCCAGGCGACTCCATGGTGTGCCGAAGCAGCTCTCGGTGCACTGCGGCGGAGTGGTGATCGTGCCTGACTGCATCGATAACTATGTGCCACGCCAGCGGGCTGCCAAAGGGGTCACCATCATCCAGTGGGAAAAAGACCAGACCGAGGAGGCCGGCTTAGTGAAGATCGACCTCCTGGGCAATCGCTCCCTGGCTGTGATTCGCGACGCGCTCCAGGCCATCCGCCAGAATTATGGCGTGGCGATTCGCTACCAGGACTGGAATCCTATCGACGACCCCAAGACGCAGGAGCTCATCAAGAATGGCGACACCGTAGGGGTCTTTTACGTGGAGTCGCCCGCCATGCGCCAGTTGCAGAAGAAGGCGCAGACCGGGGATTTCGAGCACCTGGTCATCCACTCCAGCATCATTCGCCCAGCTGCCAACGTCTTCATCCAGGCCTACTTGGCAAGGCTCAAAGGAGCGCCGTACAAGCCCCTGCATCCGCTCTTGGCCGACATCCTCAAGGAGACCTACGGGATCATGGTCTATCAGGAGGATGTGGCCAAAACGGCCATGGCCCTTGCCGATTTTGACCCAGCAGAGGCAGACGAGCTGCGCAAGATTTTGTCCAAAAAGCATCGCCACAAGCGGCTGGCCGACCTGAAGGCCAAGTTCTACCGTGGGGCGCTGGCAAAGGGTGTGGAGCGCCGCACCATCGACGCAGTGTGGCAGATGATCATGAGTTTTGAGGGCTATTCGTTTTGCAAACCGCATAGCGCCAGTTACGCACTGGTGTCGTTCAAGTCGGCCTACCTGCGGGCCCACTATCCGGCAGAGTTCATGGCCGCCGTCATCTCCAATCAGGGCGGCTACTACTCCACCTTCGCCTACGTTTCCGAGGCGCGGCGGATGGGGCTTAAGGTACTGCTGCCGGACATCAACAGCAGTGAGCGCGCCTACACGGGCAAAGGGCGAGAGCTCCGCGTAGGTCTGATGCAGATCAAAGGGCTGGCCGAGGAGAGCATTGCGGCGATTTTGGCCGCCCGCGCCCGGGGGCCATTCCGTTCGTTGGACGATTTTCTCCAGCGGGTGCACATCGACCTAGCCCAGGTGCGCCTCCTCATCAAAGCCGGTGCGTTCGACAGCGTCGAACCTCATGCGTCGCGCCCTGAGCTCATGTGGCGGCTGCAGTACTGGGCGCACGCAAAACGGCGCTGTGCCGCCCAGGTGATGTGGCTGTTCGATGAAGACACGCCTGCGATTCCGCACATCCCAGACTATGACGAGCGCACCGTGCTCCGCCACGAAATGGAGACGCTGGGGTTTCTCATCAGTCGTCACCCGCTGACGCTCTACCAGGAGCGCCTCCAGCGACTGGACTATGTGCTGGCAAAGGACCTCCCTCGCTACGCAGGGCGCACTGTCACCACCATCGGCTGGTGGGTCACCGGCAAAGTGGTCTCCACCAAGCGCGACGAACCGATGGAGTTCATGAGCTTTGAGGATACCACCGCCCTTTACGAAACGGTCTTTTTCCCGCAGGCCTACGCAAAGTTTGCCCGCATCATCAGTGATACCCGCCCCTACGTGCTCCGTGGGCGTGTGCAGGAGGAATACGGAGCAGTGACCCTCAATGTATTCGACGTTCGCTTTCTCTGA
- a CDS encoding DUF72 domain-containing protein yields the protein MPFSESDYKSYVHWGTSTWTYEGWKGIVYHKNYAPERFKKECLAEYARDGRFSTVGMDLFFYSPPSPGQLAAYARQLPPGFKTCSKVWEEITVKRYPNHPRYGDNKGKENPNFLSVEKFVTKVLEPYRKVFAEFTGPFIFEFGYLSREDMPSVHAFAERLDGFFAQVPKDFRYSVEIRNRNFLAPAYFAVLRKHNVAHVFNHWSFMPPISEQLRYDAVTADFIVCRVLTPLGVRYEEAVKRFQPYDKIVERQPRMRQDVLRLAAMAMERKIPAYILINNRAEGSAPLTITELDQLLRQNLLT from the coding sequence ATGCCCTTCAGCGAAAGCGACTACAAGAGTTACGTCCACTGGGGCACCAGCACGTGGACCTATGAGGGGTGGAAGGGGATTGTCTACCACAAGAACTATGCGCCTGAGCGCTTCAAGAAGGAGTGCTTGGCCGAATATGCGCGCGACGGGCGGTTCAGCACGGTGGGAATGGACCTGTTTTTCTACAGCCCGCCCTCCCCAGGTCAATTGGCAGCCTACGCGCGCCAGCTTCCCCCCGGTTTCAAGACCTGCTCAAAGGTCTGGGAGGAGATCACCGTCAAGCGCTACCCCAATCACCCACGCTATGGGGACAACAAGGGAAAAGAAAACCCCAACTTTCTCAGCGTCGAAAAGTTCGTCACCAAGGTGCTGGAGCCATACCGCAAGGTCTTTGCCGAGTTCACCGGACCGTTCATTTTTGAGTTCGGCTACCTTTCGCGAGAGGACATGCCGTCGGTCCATGCTTTTGCCGAACGCCTGGACGGCTTTTTCGCGCAGGTCCCGAAGGATTTTCGCTACAGCGTCGAGATTCGCAATCGCAATTTTCTTGCGCCGGCGTACTTTGCGGTGCTGCGCAAGCACAATGTGGCGCACGTGTTTAACCATTGGAGCTTCATGCCGCCCATCAGCGAGCAGCTCCGCTATGACGCCGTCACCGCTGACTTTATCGTCTGCCGGGTCCTGACCCCCTTGGGTGTGCGCTACGAAGAGGCGGTCAAGCGGTTCCAGCCCTATGACAAGATAGTGGAGCGTCAGCCGCGCATGCGCCAGGACGTGCTGCGCCTGGCAGCGATGGCCATGGAGCGCAAGATACCGGCCTACATTCTCATCAACAACCGCGCCGAGGGCTCGGCACCGCTCACTATCACCGAATTGGACCAACTTCTGCGGCAGAATCTGCTGACCTGA
- a CDS encoding outer membrane beta-barrel protein — protein MQKLGFAILVGCLVMTTGAAAQFAVGPHVVVSVPTGSMADELKGGEGIGVKAFYTLRGVPAFSFRGDLDYLSYSSRLVGDFYYYAGSSREEAFRLTLGPQLAVDVGRFRLYAAALGGLYLFQDIVAVTDAWGFVYSQSKTKTRWEWNAGGGAMVDIGLGPWVDVEVRYHSVTNMVSMRGNTTTTESDGQDISVHVGVVFFLR, from the coding sequence ATGCAAAAGCTTGGATTTGCTATTCTGGTCGGGTGCCTGGTTATGACAACTGGGGCCGCCGCGCAGTTCGCGGTGGGACCTCATGTGGTCGTCTCAGTGCCTACCGGTTCTATGGCGGACGAGCTCAAGGGGGGCGAAGGCATTGGCGTTAAGGCCTTTTACACGCTGCGCGGGGTCCCGGCGTTCTCCTTTCGTGGCGACCTCGATTACCTCTCCTACAGCTCGCGCCTGGTGGGAGACTTTTATTACTATGCAGGTTCCTCGCGTGAGGAGGCCTTCCGCCTCACGCTCGGGCCGCAACTGGCAGTGGATGTGGGTCGGTTCCGCCTTTACGCCGCCGCATTGGGCGGCCTGTACCTGTTCCAGGACATCGTGGCCGTCACGGACGCCTGGGGGTTTGTCTATTCACAGAGCAAGACGAAGACCAGGTGGGAATGGAATGCCGGTGGCGGAGCCATGGTGGACATCGGCCTCGGACCGTGGGTGGATGTAGAGGTTCGGTATCACAGCGTGACCAACATGGTCTCGATGCGCGGCAACACCACGACCACGGAGTCGGACGGTCAGGACATCAGCGTGCATGTGGGTGTGGTGTTTTTCCTGCGGTAG
- a CDS encoding DEAD/DEAH box helicase, giving the protein MTVGQILDTLRQTPEFRDNVTHWQVLPARPAQYVDFPSHLHPRLIAAVKQMGISQLYSHQGAALQALAAGRHVAVVTPTASGKTLCYNLPVLNTVLSQPEARALYLFPTKALSQDQVAELHDLVTILGAEIKTYTFDGDTPASARQAIRTSGHIVVTNPDMLHQGILPHHTKWLRLFENLRYVVIDEIHNYRGVFGSHLANVIRRLKRVCRFYGSNPQFVCCSATVANPKELAERLVEEQVELVDNNGAPRGEKHFILYNPPVVNRELGIRRSSVREAQRIARYFLAGDVQTILFARSRLRVEILLSYLKETMRQLHKPEGRVRGYRGGYLPSERREIERGLRSGEILGVVSTNALELGIDIGQLDACIMVGYPGTIASTWQQAGRAGRRRDASVAILVASSAPLDQYIVNHPEYFFGQPPEAGIIDPNNLLVLMSHVKCAAFELPFEEHEQFGVETTGKILEYLEQNQVLHRSEGKYHWASDIYPAEEVSLRSASTGNFVIIDTTVKGRERVIGEVDQFSAPMLVHEGAIYMHESRQYHVDTLDWERRKAYVHEVAVDHYTDAEEKTHIKVLEVEAQEAVPGGHKALGEVSVTTIPTIYKKIKFGTHENVGWGKISLPELEMHTTAYWWEIAPEELAALGFDQATLADALKAVANVLANVAPVFALCDPRDLHAVPMVRSPFSELPTVYLYESHPGGVGLSRRLFHLHVDLLAAARDLIARCPCSAGCPSCVGPPLEVGKAGKNEALRLLEKGIAK; this is encoded by the coding sequence ATGACCGTCGGTCAGATCCTGGACACTCTCCGACAGACCCCCGAGTTCCGCGACAACGTGACCCATTGGCAAGTGCTCCCTGCCAGGCCTGCGCAGTATGTGGATTTCCCTTCCCATCTTCACCCGCGCCTGATTGCCGCGGTAAAACAGATGGGTATCAGCCAGCTTTACAGTCATCAAGGGGCAGCCTTGCAGGCGCTGGCAGCCGGACGCCACGTGGCGGTGGTCACCCCCACCGCCTCAGGGAAGACCCTCTGCTACAACCTGCCTGTGCTTAACACCGTCCTCAGCCAACCTGAGGCACGGGCTCTGTACCTTTTCCCCACGAAAGCCCTATCGCAAGACCAGGTGGCGGAGCTCCACGACCTGGTCACCATTCTGGGGGCGGAGATCAAGACCTACACCTTTGACGGGGACACGCCAGCCTCAGCGCGGCAGGCTATTCGCACCTCAGGGCACATCGTCGTAACCAACCCGGACATGCTTCACCAGGGCATCCTGCCTCACCACACCAAGTGGCTGCGCCTGTTCGAGAATCTGCGCTACGTCGTGATTGACGAGATTCACAACTATCGGGGCGTGTTCGGCAGCCATTTGGCCAACGTCATCCGGCGGCTCAAACGGGTGTGCCGCTTCTACGGATCAAATCCGCAGTTTGTCTGCTGCTCGGCCACCGTGGCCAACCCCAAGGAGCTTGCAGAACGGCTTGTCGAAGAGCAGGTGGAGCTTGTAGACAACAACGGTGCCCCGCGTGGCGAAAAGCACTTCATCCTGTACAATCCGCCAGTGGTAAACCGTGAGCTGGGCATCCGCCGTTCATCTGTACGGGAGGCGCAGAGGATCGCCCGCTACTTCTTGGCAGGGGACGTGCAGACTATTCTTTTTGCGCGGAGCCGTCTGCGGGTGGAGATTCTGCTCAGCTACCTCAAGGAGACGATGCGGCAGTTGCACAAGCCAGAGGGGCGAGTGCGGGGGTACCGTGGCGGCTATCTTCCCAGCGAGCGGCGGGAAATCGAACGGGGCCTGCGGAGTGGCGAGATTCTCGGGGTGGTAAGTACCAATGCGCTGGAATTGGGCATCGACATCGGCCAGCTGGACGCCTGCATCATGGTCGGCTACCCCGGCACCATCGCCAGCACATGGCAGCAGGCTGGGCGTGCCGGGCGCCGACGCGATGCCTCGGTGGCCATTCTGGTGGCCTCAAGTGCCCCCCTGGATCAGTACATCGTCAACCATCCCGAGTACTTTTTCGGACAACCGCCGGAGGCGGGTATTATCGACCCCAACAACCTGCTGGTGCTCATGAGCCACGTCAAATGCGCAGCTTTCGAGCTTCCATTCGAGGAACACGAGCAGTTTGGCGTGGAGACCACGGGCAAGATCCTCGAATACTTGGAGCAGAACCAGGTGCTGCACCGCAGCGAAGGAAAGTACCACTGGGCCAGCGACATTTATCCCGCCGAAGAGGTGAGCCTGCGCAGCGCTTCCACCGGCAACTTTGTCATCATTGACACCACCGTGAAGGGCAGGGAACGGGTCATTGGCGAGGTGGACCAGTTCAGTGCGCCGATGCTGGTGCATGAAGGGGCCATTTACATGCACGAGAGTAGGCAATACCACGTGGATACGCTGGACTGGGAGCGCCGCAAGGCCTATGTGCATGAAGTGGCCGTGGACCATTACACCGATGCTGAGGAAAAGACGCACATCAAGGTGCTGGAGGTCGAGGCCCAGGAAGCAGTGCCAGGCGGACACAAGGCGCTGGGTGAAGTGAGTGTCACAACCATTCCCACCATTTACAAGAAGATCAAGTTCGGCACGCACGAAAACGTTGGGTGGGGCAAGATCAGTCTGCCGGAGCTCGAGATGCACACCACCGCCTACTGGTGGGAAATTGCACCAGAGGAGTTGGCAGCGCTGGGGTTTGACCAGGCTACCCTGGCCGACGCACTCAAGGCAGTGGCAAACGTGCTTGCCAATGTGGCGCCGGTCTTCGCCTTGTGTGACCCGCGCGACCTCCATGCAGTACCCATGGTGCGCTCGCCCTTCTCCGAGCTGCCCACCGTGTACCTTTATGAGAGCCACCCGGGTGGCGTGGGCCTGAGTCGACGACTCTTTCACCTGCACGTCGACCTCTTGGCGGCTGCGCGCGACCTCATTGCTCGCTGCCCGTGTTCAGCAGGCTGTCCTTCGTGCGTTGGACCGCCGTTGGAGGTTGGCAAGGCTGGAAAGAACGAGGCGTTGCGCCTGTTAGAGAAGGGGATCGCAAAGTAA
- a CDS encoding T9SS type A sorting domain-containing protein, which produces MTEWTDEEMEIAPGGPDFWYRATANAGSSPESDPSNEVRVNGYLGKRVTGGPTGEAGFSGCAGLWVYPNPCNPVTTVRYVAPEETQVKVGLYDLGGREVLRLAEGRHAAGEYQAELDGRAVSSGVYLVRMVYGAQALSAKVLVVQ; this is translated from the coding sequence GTGACGGAGTGGACGGACGAGGAGATGGAAATTGCCCCCGGGGGTCCCGACTTTTGGTACCGCGCCACGGCCAATGCGGGCAGTTCGCCTGAGTCGGACCCCTCCAATGAGGTGCGCGTCAACGGCTACTTGGGCAAGCGCGTGACGGGTGGGCCGACAGGGGAGGCGGGATTTTCTGGCTGTGCCGGGCTATGGGTCTATCCCAATCCCTGCAATCCTGTGACTACGGTGCGCTATGTGGCGCCTGAGGAGACTCAGGTGAAGGTGGGGCTCTATGATCTCGGCGGGCGGGAGGTGTTGCGTCTTGCCGAAGGTCGCCATGCGGCGGGTGAGTACCAGGCCGAATTAGATGGCCGGGCTGTGAGCTCGGGGGTCTACCTTGTGCGCATGGTGTACGGGGCTCAGGCACTCAGTGCCAAGGTCCTGGTGGTGCAATAG
- a CDS encoding ribonuclease H-like domain-containing protein: protein MDVFEKLRWIDSLSLPTVRPERQTSGHDIEQYLGGELYRTPVGTCFLTTMRVPLPCASVLSASCGLLHLVGKDESLRSLDLRRVAFLDCETTGLAGGSGTYCFLVGIGALDQGEAVVKQFFMRNLHEEPALLHAVHQELKGYEGIVTYNGKAYDYPLLLTRFALRRMPAPERLPHLDLLHAARRVWRDRLQTLTLNAVETELLGVTRERDVPGELIPGIYFSYLRTRDAAQMPLVFEHNRQDITSLMQLAAMLLSLHADPATFAGHAGDLVALGRVYEDLRLFERSAALYEMAHAKGLDARTTEPALVRLSLCYKRLGQWDKALPLWEQMAAKGKGGIFPFVELAKYYEHRARQYHRAIELVDRALHTLEVQELGGETWQAGELRAELLHRRRRLLSKLGGIFHSPNDLLKDPLP from the coding sequence ATGGACGTTTTCGAAAAACTACGGTGGATTGATTCCTTAAGCCTGCCCACAGTTCGCCCTGAGAGGCAGACCTCAGGTCATGACATAGAGCAGTACCTGGGCGGCGAACTCTATCGAACACCCGTAGGCACCTGCTTCCTCACCACCATGCGTGTGCCGCTGCCATGTGCATCCGTGCTCAGCGCTTCCTGTGGACTACTTCACCTGGTGGGCAAAGACGAAAGCTTGCGTTCACTTGACTTGCGGCGGGTCGCCTTTCTGGATTGCGAGACCACGGGCCTCGCTGGGGGCTCTGGGACCTACTGCTTTCTGGTCGGCATCGGCGCCCTTGACCAAGGCGAGGCGGTGGTGAAGCAGTTCTTCATGCGGAACCTGCACGAGGAACCCGCCCTGCTCCATGCGGTACACCAGGAGCTTAAGGGGTACGAGGGCATTGTGACGTACAACGGCAAGGCTTATGACTACCCCCTGTTGCTGACCCGCTTTGCCCTCCGGCGCATGCCTGCGCCGGAGCGCCTGCCGCATCTGGACCTGTTGCACGCGGCGCGGCGGGTGTGGCGCGATCGTTTGCAAACCCTAACGCTGAACGCGGTGGAAACCGAGCTCCTGGGTGTAACACGCGAGCGCGACGTGCCGGGCGAGCTCATCCCCGGCATCTACTTCTCCTACCTGCGCACGCGCGACGCCGCGCAGATGCCATTGGTGTTCGAACACAATCGCCAGGACATCACCTCGCTCATGCAGCTGGCGGCAATGCTGCTCTCCTTGCACGCCGACCCCGCTACCTTTGCTGGACATGCCGGTGACCTTGTGGCGCTAGGCCGCGTCTACGAAGACCTTCGCCTCTTTGAGCGCAGCGCGGCCCTTTACGAAATGGCACACGCCAAGGGCCTGGATGCCCGCACCACAGAGCCTGCCCTCGTGCGCCTCAGCCTCTGCTACAAACGTCTGGGCCAATGGGACAAGGCATTGCCCCTTTGGGAGCAGATGGCAGCCAAGGGCAAGGGAGGCATTTTCCCCTTCGTGGAGCTGGCCAAATACTATGAACATCGGGCCCGGCAATACCACCGGGCCATCGAACTTGTCGACCGCGCGTTGCACACGCTTGAAGTGCAAGAGCTGGGCGGTGAAACATGGCAGGCCGGGGAGCTCCGCGCCGAGCTATTGCATCGCCGCCGGCGCTTGCTTTCCAAGCTGGGAGGCATCTTCCACAGCCCAAATGACTTGCTCAAGGACCCGCTCCCATGA